The Lasioglossum baleicum chromosome 7, iyLasBale1, whole genome shotgun sequence genomic sequence CCGCGAGCAGCTTGGAACGAAACGGGCCGTTGCATCCTGTCTTGGGGAAGCTGCAGGAGCACATGGCAGCTTCGGAGAAGCAGAAGCCGCAGCGGAAGAACAAGCCGCCGGGTCCGCACGACTATAATCCGCCTAGCATTTTAGGTAGCTTCACGGTTTTCGGTCACGCTGCGACGAAACCTCGCGGCGAGCCGCAAACTCATAATCATTTGAACAAGCACGTGGGATCGGAGACGAGGGAGTACACCTTTCTGATCCCGCCGCCGAAGGACGCCTATAGGTTCGACCTGGACTCCCACAGGAAGCCAATCATGCGAGACAACGCCGCGTACCTGAGACAACCCCAGTTCATCCCGCCTTACCAACAACCAGACCCGATCAAAGCAGCCACTTACTTCATCAATGGCTACACCTCCACGACGAACTCACCTTCCTCGACGCCCACGAAGAACAGACACTTCGCGGACGTGCCTTACGTGCCCTCGCTCCTTCAACCTCCCCGGTACCAGCAGTCGAAGCCGTTCGAGTCGCAGAAGGTCGTCAACAACATGAAACTCTACTTCCAACCACCTGGCACAGCGGCGGCCAACGACTTCGGAAAGGATAAACGCCTGAGCGAACACGACCACAGAGAGAACTATGATAAATACCCTGGGCAAGTTCACAACGAACAGATCATTAGTCCTGCCAGCACTGGGAACTTCTTCAGCCAGGTGAACCACCCGCCGCATCCGTACAAGACGTCCTACGAGAGGGATCCCGCGTTCCTGGTGCACGAGAGTCACGAGATCAGCTACATCACCCCGCCGAGCGTGTATAATGGGTATAACTTCAGGCCGTCGTTGCCGTACGAGACTCTCTTGCCACCGGACGTGTACGCTTCGTCCACCCCGGCTCCTACCACCCCTAGAACACAGGAGTCGAACAAGTATCAGAGCGGGGAACAGGATTACAAGCGACCGAGTCACAGCACGACCAAGCAGGTGGAGAACGGGCCTCACGACGTACTGCCGACTTCGGGGGTGGCCAACACGTATTACGTATCCGAGCATCAGGATCTGACGCCACCGCCGCCGTCTTGGCCAGCACCGAAGAACAAGTATCCGTCGGACATCAACGAGGTGTTGCCCCGAGTGAATCCGCCGTCAAAGTTCCACGACGAGGTGGTAGGTTCGAATCAGATACCTCAGGTGCCGAAGGTGTTGTTCATAGGTCCCCAGGTCTCGCCGCCTCAGTACCAGAGCTCGGTTTTGCCGATCGACGTCAGGCCGGAAACTCCACAGCCGGAGTACGAGACGCCCGAGAGTATTTCGTTGAAACACTTCAACGAGCAACAATACTTGATCCAGCAACAGCTGTtacagagagacagacagaggCTCGCGGAACAGGAGAGGCAACAGCAGTTGGAGatcgagcagcagcagcaagaGGAGCTGAAGAAGAGGCAGCAGGAGCTCCGGGAATTGTTGCAGCAACAGAAAGAGGACGAGGAAGCCAGACTAGCGGTCGAGTCCGTCAAGAATCAGTCGGACCTCCTGGCCAAGGTTAACGAACAGCAATCGACGTACAACGTCCAATTGCCGGATTACGAGATCCCGAAGGTCACCACGGACACCGTCGCAGCGATCACCGAGTACAGCCACGTTGGCGACCTGCCAAAAATCCAACAATCGCAGGTACCTTTTGTCGGCCGAGTGAAAAGCCGCTCGAGTTATCGCTTTCAGAGATTTCAACAGTCGATTGGGTCTTACAAGGAGACCGCGCGGTTCCGAAAATCGTTTTTTGGACGAGACCGTACAGattgtattatacagggtgaggcgcctaACTCTCGATCACCTCGAATAACTTCTAGATTATGCGTTCTACAAAGACATTATTTCTACTGATTTTACGTGGTATTCAGGGGGGCACGATATAGCGTAGATGACTTTTTGACAAATGGAGGGGTTTAGGAGATGCGAAGGAGAAGAAACTTTCGccaacatatttgtgacatttttcacaAATGATGGTGAAATAAACGTGTGACGAATgtgttggtaaaagtttcattaagaAATGATTAAGAATAAGAAAGACAATGAAATCCGGGTTGTTCCGCAGGTGGCGCAGCCGGACAACGTGATCTCGGAGAGCCCGATCGGCGGGGGTCAGAGGTACCAGGAGCAATTAAAGAGTCAACCGGAAGGATCCCGGGAGGGTCAGTCCGATTTACGGGGGCAGAGGCCGCACAAGTTGTCCCGCGATCAATATAGACGAAGAAAGCCGACGACGGTGTCGTACGAGCCGGCGGCAACGGAAGCGCCGGTTCAACTTCCCGAGACTGTGGTGCCGGTGACGTTGCGGATCGAGGAAGTGCCGTTGCAGACCACGGCTCCGCCGGAAGTTGCGACGGTGCCAACGGCGACCACTCAGAAGGCGAGGACGCGAAGACCTGGCGCCCCGTTGCGTCGGCGACGGCCGACGACCACAACTCCTGAACCAATTACGGTCGCCGACGAGTTTTTCAAGTACGACAAGCCGGAGGACGTGCAGCAACTGCAGGACGCTTCCCGTCGGCGTCGAATCAAGCCGACGCAGTCGACCTACGAGGAGACCGTCACCGAGAAGAAGGCGAACATCCGGAAACGTCCGGGTCACAGGAACCGGGTCAATCCCGGCGAGCCTTTCGAGGCTGAGATCGTCACCGAGATCGTGCACACCGGCTTGAACACCTACAAGCCCTCCACAGAGTCGATCTCCAGCTACAACGAATACAATCAGTACGACACGAACCAGCCGACCGACCCGTTCGCTACCAGTCAACCTGCCAGTCAATACGTCACCAACCAACCGGCCAACCAATTCTCAACCAGCCAGGCAATCGGTCAACATTACGACTACACGTTCCAGAACTTGGGCTCTGTGGACGAGCAACGCGAGACCGCCACGGAAACCGTTCCTCTCGACTACCTGACAGGTGTCACCAAGACCAAGAGCGAAGACACGCCGAACAACGAGAACTACAATGCGCAAGACGGCGGCGCGGTTACCAACATACCTCTGGAGAACCTGTTTATCAAGACGGACGGCAATTACTTCGATAAATCAACGGCGGTGTCCACCAGCACGAGTGTCGGCAGCAGTTCGAGCAGCTACGCTCCTACCGCGGCTCCCGTGACGACTTCCACCGTTCCGTCGACGACTCAGTCCTCCCCGCCAGTCTCCACGTCTAGAACGCACAAGATCAGAACGAGCATGAGATACGGGAACACCACCAGACCGCGGTTCAGCATCAAGGATTACAAGAGTCGACTGGACTACAAGAGCAGATTAGCTACCATCTCAACGACCGAGGCCTCTGTGACGCCGGTAGTTAACACCAGGCAAAGAGGGTCAAGCTACAAAAGCCAGAatcagcagcaacagcagcaacagcagcaacagcagcagcagtcgGTAGACAACAACAGGGAGACGACTGGGAGGTACAAGTACGTTTCCAGGGTGAACTATAGAACGACGTCGCCGAATCCTGTGAGGGTTCAGGAGCAGGAGAACGTAGCCGAGGATGCTTCGTCCACGACCGAGAGGAGCAGGTTCGTTCCTAAGAGAAGACCCGTTAGCGGAAACGTTTACAGAAGCAGGATATCCGGGACAACGAGCAGTCCTAAGTACGAGACCGAGGCTCAGTCGAAGCCTAGCACAGCTAGGCCCGAGAACGTTTTCTCGTCGTCGGTAAGACGGCGACCGGTGATGAAGAGCAGGCTGCCAGCGCACAGAGAGACTTCGACTGCAGCGTACGCTGACAGGAAAACAGTCGAAGCCACGGAAATGACTGCCGAGGAGACCAGTTTCTATTCGGCTGTGACCACAATGGGGACCACCAGGGTGGCAGTCAACGAGATCCCCGTGGAAAAGGAGGAAGCTGGTCCGAGCAGCTCGGCCAAACCGGAGGACGAGGAGGGGCCGGACAAGAACGCGGATGAAAGTGAAACCGGACCTAGTTTCCACGCGCAACATGAAATCCCACCGGTCGAACCGGTTCCGAGCAGCACAGCCAAAAACGCCGAAGAGAGCCAGCTGAAGGAAACCGCCGCTGCCGTTGAGCTAACTACCGCGAAGACGGAACAGTCGACGGAAATCAGCGAGAACAAGCCCGAGGAGAATAAGACGTCGACCGCCGATGAAGAGGAGCTGTTCGCCAAGGCATCCCTCAGCGTAGCTGATCTTACCAGTTCAGCCTCGGCTTTGTACGACAAACCTGGCATGTTCAAGGCCGTCTCGCCCGAAAGCAGGATCGCCGCTTCTCACTTCAAGATACCCACTGATGAGCCTACTTTGCCTATCGAGGCATTCTTCCAGGAACTGTCGAAGAAGAGTTAAAACACTCTCCCAGAGTTCGCTGGAGTATGGAAATGAATGGTGGTGCAGTGTGTTTGGGATCGTTTAGTCGATTTTCTGGCTTTTTCTGCCATTTTCTGATGGGATTGTTCCGTGGATTTGCAGGTCGAGCTCATTTTGAATTCACGGTGAATTTGTTAATATTATTCGGTTTGGTATAGCGTTAATCTTGATGACTATTCTAGACAGGAAAATCTCACGGAAAGAGCGAATATCCTAAACGACCCTAAACCATCGCGTGTCACTGTGGTGCTGGAAGAAGCTCATTGACCCATCTTCGAATCCTGAAATCGATTTACCGTTCCCGAGTTTGAATACAGGACTTGTGTTTAAGGGTTCTCAGTACTTTAACTTCCAAAAGGGTAGCTATATTAATATACTTGATACTTAATTTATACACGTTGCTGGTTACCCAAGGTACAGTTTAACCTATAAAATAAGTATGTGTACCAAAAAAACGCTATTCTCGTCGAATCGTTTCCGTTCTGCGACGATGCTCGTTTCCAAATATCAAAGAAACGACAGCTTCGTAGGCGAAAGATGTGAACGGCGATCGAGCGCATCCGGTTAGCGTAATAATAATGCAACCgaaattttcttctctctcatTCCATTCCTAGATGTAACGAATAGAAATTATgccattaatttatttaaaacgcGCGGCGGTGCGCAAATTGAAATTCCGAAACAAAGCGTCCCGTTCGTTTCGAACAAACCAACCCGACGGATGCTTCGACATATGTATATCTGTACATGTAAATATTTAGAACGTTTGCTTTAATCGATTTGAGTTGATACAGGTGCTCgagtattatttaattttgtaatggATGCATTGACATACGTACGATGCGAATCAAACGATGATGGGGtttaatgatgctttcggcgcgctacggtttcgatcaattaataaatctagcaatttgcaaaaaacttttgttctttcctaacgtttGTAAAATTGAGCattgaaaattttctataactAGAGTTATTATAGCAAACGCAATTTCTAcctttgaaaaaggttcaaaactgaaccgaaacgtcaggaaagaaCAAAagtattttgcaaaattgctagatttattaattgatcgaaacggtagcgcgcCGAAAGCATCGTTAGATTAGATAttgaacatttacgatcgataattgggaTTATTTGACGATGGGTCCATTGTAAGGTGAAGTTTAACCTCAGATTGTATAAAACCGTgtatttataaatttgtataatatagaaatatagaCTCTACTGCAAGAGAAATGTGAACGCGAGCGTTCAGAGCTGTAAGAGTGAAATTAGTGGACAAATTCGAAATGATGTTCTGCAAGCCAGGAAATCGGTAATAAAACAACGGTTGAATTTCCTCTGGCTGAATTGGCGGTCGCGTGGGAATACGGGCACATAATGAGGCAGGTGCAAAACAATATACAATTGAATCGTAGCTGAAACACCGTCCTAGGTCACCCACGATCTATCCCTACCATAGAATCGCGTGATCCCATCGATTCGCGAGTATGTTCCTGCATCCTGACGCGAACAATGGAATAATCGATACCGATCGGTACACCgtgttatttatatatatatatataataatgatatatgaACTGTAAATGTACATacgcaataaataaatagaataagcGGAACACTGTTATCCCCGTCGATCACGATAAATCATTTCCCACGACGCGGCCTGGAGAAAGGACTGGGCGGTGAAAGGTCGCAAAGGTGAAACATAGCAACAGACACGATGTTAATATTCCAATTTGATTTACAATCCATTTAATATCGTTACGATAAACGGTTACATGCGTACGTAGTCACGGTCGAGTAAAATACTAGTTTGACAAAGTAAGTATAGCTTCTTCGTTCTCCGTTTCGTCGCGAGGAAAACATCCCGATAATCGTTCTCGACATCTCATTCTCAGAAAATAATACACAGCTTCCAAGGAACAAAATAGTACTTTACCCGTCCGCGTTTCCTAGTGTTAAGATTTTGTTTCCGTTTCCGTCGCGTCCGCTGAATTACATACAACGTGTTACATGTACGTGTATAGGCCTACGGAAATTACTTTGATTGTACCTAATTTAGAATTATGCACAGGCCATACATTACACATATCTATTATATTCGTAACAACGTACTTCGCCCCCGTCAATCTTGCTTGCCTTCGactcttttctcttcttctcttcttttctcttccctcctctctctctctctctctctctctctctctctctatcttttcaCTTCGTTCGTTATATCGTGTACGCATCGTGTAAAACTCCATGTAATTGACAATTAGTTTAATGTGTTAAAtttgttcttttcttttcatcgTATTCAGTCATTCAAGGTACAGTTGTACAATGTAcggtatatctatatatatatatatgtatacatatatacgtatatatacagggtgtggccggacgggtggtacaaccgcgcagggggtgatactacatgtaaaaataagccgaaaaaaaggaatgacatttttttgtttgacgcttcattTTGGAGacaatcgagtttgaaaatgcagcgaatacacgtgatattgtataggaatcgtctgacgcgtctgaccatgatcaaccaattctactttgtgcgtatactaaagcacgcgaacctggcgggacataaactcgattttctcgaaaacgaagcgtcaaacgaaaaaatgttattccttttttcggcTTATTTTTACACGTAGTATTacccccctgctcggttgtaccacccgtccgtccgcaccctgtatatacatgtatatatacgaTAACAATATTAACTATCGGAAATAGGCACACACATACCAAAGTATTTACATTGCTCACCGGAGTCCCAGTGAGCAAGAAATGGACGTTGCAGCTAAACTCTTTGTGTATGCACATCGATTAGAATCATCTATTGACGCGATTCTAGGCTCTGGACGAAGAAAGAATCGAGACGTAATAATAATATAGTCAATTATAATCATGATAttgattataataaatttacgcTATATAATAACGACCGGAAATATAATCCATATCTGTCCAAATGTGTACAGGTTAATAAATCAGTTTTTCCATTCAGCATAAAATAATTCCTGTACAATGCATTCGCGTTGTAATATCGAcaggaaatataatataattcaaGTCTCGAAGTTCCCAGATGCGTGCATATGAATAAATTACGTTTAAATTCTGTTAGAATAAATGCAGGGCATAACCAATGGAAAGCAAACAATGGCACAAATCCAGAAATGTCCAAATACTTGTGGACATTGGTGCAATTTGGTAAATTCACCTGGTCTCTTGCATTCTCCCCGGAGATGCGCAATTAGAGCGATCTGAATTGCTCGGCAGACCTATTGGGAATAATCTTGGGAACACAAATATGTAGAACCTGGTCTGTTGCAAATGATTCTGGGGACTAGTTAGCAGGGAGAAGAAGATCAACAGAAGCagttaaaatcatttttttaaagaaacaattttttttaagatTTTTCCAATAGACTTTCCGCACACATTTGTGGTCCGAAAGATGAGATATGAGCGTGGAAGGGCCAGTTCGAATAAAGGTCGTAGAAAGTAGAAACTCATTGAAACAACACGCCGAACGAGTATCTAAGAGTTTAATCCTGGGGTTTAAATGATTAATCGGATTACAGGGTGGTTTAGGGTGTGCGTACAGACACATCGACCGCGGAAATGTGATTTCATTCCCCAATTAGAATTCGTAAGTTTTTTCTTCAAGAAATGGACGACCAGCTGGCCATCTTTTATTCATGGCTTGAACCTCTTCATCTGGATAACGAATTTGCCCGACGACGACCCTCCGCTAAGAAACATTATTCTCATTTGCTTTAATTGAAACGGGGAATTCAAGGTAACCCATTATCTCTCCCAATCGAGATAATTGTTGAGAGATTTACAGGTAATCGGGGGACCTTCGTTTCAAGTGTAATACATTTATTACGCGAGCAGCATCCGCGAAATGATCGCAGAGCCGAGGAACTTCTTCGGGGAAAAAATGAAACGGATCtaagaaaatggaaacttcGTAAGCCGGGATTTGCTGTGtgatgaaatttttcattaccGCTGGGGA encodes the following:
- the LOC143210538 gene encoding uncharacterized protein LOC143210538, yielding MRPTLTLNCVLAMGLFTCIGAITVSIDRSDNKPPPTRSSMIANGWRPLTNRYEETIGTNVSPASSLERNGPLHPVLGKLQEHMAASEKQKPQRKNKPPGPHDYNPPSILGSFTVFGHAATKPRGEPQTHNHLNKHVGSETREYTFLIPPPKDAYRFDLDSHRKPIMRDNAAYLRQPQFIPPYQQPDPIKAATYFINGYTSTTNSPSSTPTKNRHFADVPYVPSLLQPPRYQQSKPFESQKVVNNMKLYFQPPGTAAANDFGKDKRLSEHDHRENYDKYPGQVHNEQIISPASTGNFFSQVNHPPHPYKTSYERDPAFLVHESHEISYITPPSVYNGYNFRPSLPYETLLPPDVYASSTPAPTTPRTQESNKYQSGEQDYKRPSHSTTKQVENGPHDVLPTSGVANTYYVSEHQDLTPPPPSWPAPKNKYPSDINEVLPRVNPPSKFHDEVVGSNQIPQVPKVLFIGPQVSPPQYQSSVLPIDVRPETPQPEYETPESISLKHFNEQQYLIQQQLLQRDRQRLAEQERQQQLEIEQQQQEELKKRQQELRELLQQQKEDEEARLAVESVKNQSDLLAKVNEQQSTYNVQLPDYEIPKVTTDTVAAITEYSHVGDLPKIQQSQVAQPDNVISESPIGGGQRYQEQLKSQPEGSREGQSDLRGQRPHKLSRDQYRRRKPTTVSYEPAATEAPVQLPETVVPVTLRIEEVPLQTTAPPEVATVPTATTQKARTRRPGAPLRRRRPTTTTPEPITVADEFFKYDKPEDVQQLQDASRRRRIKPTQSTYEETVTEKKANIRKRPGHRNRVNPGEPFEAEIVTEIVHTGLNTYKPSTESISSYNEYNQYDTNQPTDPFATSQPASQYVTNQPANQFSTSQAIGQHYDYTFQNLGSVDEQRETATETVPLDYLTGVTKTKSEDTPNNENYNAQDGGAVTNIPLENLFIKTDGNYFDKSTAVSTSTSVGSSSSSYAPTAAPVTTSTVPSTTQSSPPVSTSRTHKIRTSMRYGNTTRPRFSIKDYKSRLDYKSRLATISTTEASVTPVVNTRQRGSSYKSQNQQQQQQQQQQQQQSVDNNRETTGRYKYVSRVNYRTTSPNPVRVQEQENVAEDASSTTERSRFVPKRRPVSGNVYRSRISGTTSSPKYETEAQSKPSTARPENVFSSSVRRRPVMKSRLPAHRETSTAAYADRKTVEATEMTAEETSFYSAVTTMGTTRVAVNEIPVEKEEAGPSSSAKPEDEEGPDKNADESETGPSFHAQHEIPPVEPVPSSTAKNAEESQLKETAAAVELTTAKTEQSTEISENKPEENKTSTADEEELFAKASLSVADLTSSASALYDKPGMFKAVSPESRIAASHFKIPTDEPTLPIEAFFQELSKKS